DNA from Clostridia bacterium:
AAAGTAAGAAAAACTATAATAATTAACAATGCTTTGAATGCCAAAATCGTAGGTCAATCGGCATATAAGATTGCAACGCTTGCAGGAGTGGAAGTACCTCAAAACACCAAGGTATTGATAGGCGAAGTAGAAAAGGTGGATTTGTCAGAAGAATTTGCGCACGAAAAATTATCGCCTGTACTTGCTATGTATAAGGCAAATGATTTTGAGGACGCTATTTCCAAGGCAGAGCATCTTATTGCAGACGGCGGCTACGGACACACATCATCTCTTTATATCAATGCAGTTACTCAAAAAGAAAAAATCGATGTCTTTTCCGCAAGAATGAAGACTTGCCGTATTTTGATTAATACTCCTTCTTCACAGGGCGGAATTGGAGATATTTATAACTTTAAGCTTGCACCTTCGCTTACCCTAGGCTGCGGTTCATGGGGCGGCAATTCAGTTTCTGAAAACGTAGGTGTTAAGCATCTTCTCAATATAAAAACTGTGGCAGAAAGGAGAGAAAATATGTTGTGGTTTAGAACGCCTGAAAAGATATATATAAAGAAAGGCTGCTTGCCGGTTGCTTTAGCCGAACTCAAAAATGTATTGAACAAAAAGAAAGTATTTATCGTTACAGACAGATTCTTATATACCAATGGATATACAAAATGCGTTACCCAAAGATTAGACGAAATGGGTATTGAGCATACGGTATTTTTTGATGTTGAGCCTGATCCTACATTAAAATGTGCAATGGAAGGCGCAAAATGCATGAATTCTTTCAAGCCTGATTGTATAATAGCAATAGGCGGCGGAAGCGCAATGGACGCAGGTAAAATTATGTGGGTAATGTATGAACATCCTGAAGTTGACTTCATGGATATGGCTATGCGCTTTATGGATATAAGAAAGAGAGTATATACTTTCCCCAAAATGGGTGAAAAAGCATATTTCATAGCTATTCCTACCTCAGCAGGTACAGGCTCAGAAGTTACTCCGTTTGCGGTTATCACTGATCAAGACACAGGCGTAAAATATCCTTTGGCTGATTACGAATTGTTGCCTGATATGGCGATTGTAGATGCCGACCTTATGATGAGCGCACCCAAAGGACTTACAGCAGCGTCTGGTATTGATGCCGTAACACACGACTTAGAAGCAATAGCATCTATGCTAGCTACTGATTACACTGACGGACTTGCATATAAATCATTGAAAACTATTTTTGAATATTTGCCCAGAGCATACGAAAACGGTCAGACCGATGTTGAGGCAAGAGAAAAAATGGCCAATGCTGCTACTATGGCTGGTATGGCTTTTGCCAATGCGTTCTTGGGTGTATGCCATTCTTTGGCGCATAAGCTGGGTGCTTTCTTCCATCTCCCTCACGGTGTTGCCAATGCGCTTATGATCACTCATGTTTTGAGATACAACGCACAAGAAGTTCCTGTAAAGATGGGTACATTCCCTCAATACGACCATCCTAAGACTTTGGAAAAATATGCAGATTTGGCAAGATATTTGGGCTTAAAAGGCAAGGATGATAAAGAATTACTCAACAGCCTTATAAAAGCTATTGATGAACTCAAAGAAAAGGTCGGAATCAAAAAGACAATAAAAGATTATGGCATTGAAGAATCTGAATTCTTGGCTAAGCTCGACGAAATGACCGAACAGGCATTTGACGATCAGTGCACAGGTGCAAATCCTAGATATCCGCTTATGAGCGAACTTAAGCAAATGTACCTGGATGCATACTACGGAAACAATAAAGGGGAATAAAAAATGAAATTAGATAAGGTAATAGCAGTAAGAACTAATAAGACAATATACCGTGACGGCGACAAGGTTATTAAAGTGTTTGATAAGGATTATTCAAAGGCTGATATTCTTAACGAGGCTTTGAATCAGGCTAGAGTAGAAGAAACAGGGCTTAACATTCCCAAAATCTTAGAAGTAACCAAAATCGATGAAAAATGGGCTATTGTTCTCGAATATATTGAAGGCAAGACTTTGGACAGATTGATGAAAGAAAATCCCGAAAAATATGACGAATATCTCAATATGTTTGTTGATTTGCAAGTTTTTGTTCTATCCAAAAAATGCCCTATGCTCAATAAACTAAGAGACAAAATGGATAGAAAGATTTCACAGGCGCCATTGAACGCTACAACAAGATATGACTTGCATACTCGTCTTGCCAGCATGCCAAAAAAAGATAGACTTTGCCACGGGGATTTCAACCCTAGCAACATTATAATTACCAAAGATAATGTTCCGTATATTCTAGACTGGTCGCATGCTACTCAAGGCAACGCCAGTGCGGATGCGGCTAGAACATATTTATTGTTCTGGCTGGCGGGCGATATCACCGGTGCTGACAAATATCTTAATTTATTTTGTGAAAAAAGAGATACTGCAAAACAATATGTTCAGCAATGGATACCTATTGTTGCTGCTTCACAGCTTACCAAAGGAAAGCCTCAAGAAAGAGAATTTTTGATGCACTGGATAGATGTAGTTGACTATGAATAAGGAGGGATGTACTATGTTAAAAGTCAAGATTTGTATAGGAAGTGCGTGTCATCTCAAAGGCTCGCGTCAGGTAGTAGAAGAACTTCAATACCTGATTGACACTAACAATCTGAAAGACAAGGTCGAACTGAGCGGTGAATTTTGCATGAATAAATGCACTAATGAAGGCGTTAATATTTCGGTCAATGATGAGTGTTTTTCGGTTAAGCCTGATCAGGTCAAGCAATTCTTTACAGACGTTATTCAAAAAAGGCTATAAATATAGGTGATCGCTTGAAACTAAAGATATGTGTGGGAAGCTCTTGTCACTTGCATGGCTCTTATGCAGTTATTGAAGAGCTTTCCAAATTGCTAAAAAAATACGGCGTAGAAAATCTAGTAGAAATGGAAGCTAGTTTTTGTATGGGACAATGCCAGCATAGCGTTAATATTACTGCTGACGAAGTCTTTTTACACGACGTAAATCAAGAAAATATTGAAAAGAAATTTTTGGATGAAATATATCCTAAGTTAAGGAACAAATGATAAGTTACCTTGAATTTAAAGATGCAAGGTGTAAAGACTGCTACAAGTGTCTAAGGGAATGTCCGGCTAAAGCGATAGAAGTCTTTAACCACCATGCCAAAATTATAGAACAAAGATGCATTTTGTGCGGCAAATGTACACGTGTTTGCCCGCAAAATGCAAAAAAAGTTCATTCAGAAAGAATTGAAGTAGAAAAGCTGTTAAAAAGCGGTGTTCCTGTTATAGCAAGCGTTGCACCGTCTTTTGTTTCTAGTTTTGAATTGAATGACTTTGGTGCTATGAAGTCCGCTCTTATCAAGCTGGGCTTTTTTGATGCTGAAGAAACAGCGGTCGGCGCCAAAGCGGTATCTGAAGAATATCTGAAAATTTTGGATACAAAAAAATTCAAAAACTTTATAACTTCTGCATGTCCTGCAGTCAATCGCATGATACAGCTTTATTACCCAGATGCTTTGCAATATCTTGCGCCTGTAGATTCGCCTATGATTGCGCATGCCAAGATTCTAAAGAAAAAATATCCAGATTGCAAGATAGTTTTTATATGCCCTTGTATCGCAAAAAAGCGTGAAGCCAAAGAAAGCGGGCTGATCGACGGGGTTTTGGTTTTTGAAGACCTTGTAAGTATGTTAAAAGATAATGGCATACAGTTAGTAGAACAAGGCGAGCAGGATTCAAAAAACGGCAAACCTAACAGAGCGCGATATTATCCGATAAGCAGGGGTATTATAAAATCTTTTTCAAGATATCCCGAAGGTTATGAGTATGTCGCTGTTGACGGTGTTGCAAAATGCACAGAAGTTTTGCAAAACATCAATAGTTTGTCTGGAATGTTTTTGGAATTAAATTCTTGCGAATATGCTTGCATTAATGGTCCTTGCAGTCTAAAAACAGTAGGCGGTTCGGTAAAAGCCAACGAAGCTGTAAGAAGTTATGTTCAGCAGGATTTTAAAAAAGCAAAAACAGAAGATAATTTTGATTACGGTACGATAGATTTTTCCTGCATTAGAAAACGAATAAAGCCAGTTGAATATACGCCTACTGAGCATGAGATAAAAGAAATTTTAGCCAAAACAGGCAAGCTCACGCCTGATGATGAACTTAACTGCGGAGCGTGCGGATATTCAACATGCCGAGAAAAAGCATGGGCGGTAGCCAATGGCTATGCCAATATAGACATGTGCCTGCCTTATATGAGAGAAAGGGCAGAATCCATGTCATATGAAATGATTCAAAACAGCCCAAACGGCATAATTTTGTTAGATAATGATTTCAAAATTTTGGAACTCAATTCCAAAGCAAAAAAGCTATTAGGCATAGATTATACCAATGCAAGAGGAATGTATGCGGCGGATTGTTTTGATTTTAGCGATTTTGTAATAGCCAAATCTAAAGGTCAAAACATACATAACAAAAAGATATATGTAAGCAAAACGGATTCTTATGTCGAGCTAACGATTATTCTTTTAAAAAACCACAGTCTTTTGTACGGCATAATGAAAGATATAACTGAAGAAACAACTTATGAAGAAAAACTCAAAAGCGTAAAAATGGAGACGTTGAGAACAACGGATGAAGTAATAAAAAAGCAAATGCGCGTTGCGCAAGAGATAGCTTCGCTTTTGGGTGAAACGACTGCAGAAACCAAGGTAGCTTTGCTAAAACTTAAAAAAACACTGCAAGAAGAAAACGGTGAAGTAAAATGATTCCGCTGTGTCTAGAATATGGTTATACATCACTAAATCATGTCGGAGAAGAGCTCTGCGGAGATAAGGTTGAATACTGCAAAAACGGAGATAACATCACTCTTGTTTTGGCAGACGGATTGGGAAGCGGAGTTAAAGCCAATATTTTGGCGACATTGACAAGCAAGATATTATGCACTATGGTTTCCAACGGTATCGGAATGGAAGATTGCCTTGAAACAATTTTGCAGTCTTTGCCGGTCTGCAAAGTGCGAGGTATTGCATATTCGACTTTTTCTATAATTAATATTAACACTCAAGGACAAGGTTATCTTATTGAGTTTGATAATCCGCAGGCCATTTATTATCATAAGGGCAGATGTCAGAATTTTGCTAGAACCCAAATGGAAATTTTGGGCAAGACCGTTTATAAAACAGATCTCGATCTGTCCGAAAACGATGTAATAATCATGATGAGCGATGGAGCGATACACGCCGGCATAGGCATGACTCTTAATTTTGGCTGGAAGCGTGAAGACATCATGAACTTCATTGACCGTGCAGTGGACTCGCATATGAGCGCGCGCTGCATAGCTTCGCTTGTGGCAAGCGCATGCAATGACTTGTATCTTGGACAGCCTGGCGACGATACCACTGTGGCGGCGGTAAGAGTTAGAAAAGAGCAAAAAGTCAAAATTATGGTAGGACCGCCCGTCGAAAAAGATAAAGACAATTATTACATCTCCGAATTTTTAAAAGGTGACGGTAAAAAAGTAGTTTGCGGCGGCACTAGTTCATTAATAGTCGCAAGATATCTTAACACCGAAGTCAAAACCGCTTTGGATTTTCCGGACAAAGATGTTCCGCCGATCGGATATATAAAAGGTATTGATTTGGCGACAGAAGGCGTATTGACTTTGAGAAAGCTGCTTAATTTGTGTGAAAAATATATTTCTAACAGTGATTTGTCGCCCAAGTATTTCAAAGAGCAAGACGGAGCATCAAAGCTTGCAGATTTATTGTTTGAAGAAGCTACTCATATCATTTTTTATGTGGGGCAGAGCATTAACGCAGCTCATCAGGGATTGCCTATAGATACCACTATGAAATTAAAGCTGATAGAAACTCTTTCAAACAATCTAAAGCTTATTGGCAAACATGTAGAAGTCTATTATGACTAGTTAAATATTGTCAATATCAAAAAATATAATGTTTTATTAGTCAAAAAATCTAAAAAGTGATAAAATAATGCAAGTTTAAAATTGGTTTTCAAAAGAAGAAATAAAAAGGGTTTTGTAAAAAGGGTTATATAATGGAAGTCAGAAAATTTGATACGAAAGTTCAATTATTAAAATATAAAGTATTAAAAGAAGTAGCCAAACATGCATTTGATGATGACTTATTAGAACATATCAATGATATTCCCAAGACGATAGTTCCCGGCAAACATGCTACCATGCGTTGCTGTGTATATAAAGAAAGAGCAATTTTGTCAGAAAGAATTAAGCTTGCTATGGGCGGAGATAAATCAAATCCCAATGTAATAGAAGTTATTGATATTGCCTGTGATGATTGTCCTGCGGGCGGTTATACTGTTACGGATTCCTGCAGAGGCTGTCTTGCTCATAGATGCGAAGATGTATGCAGAAGAAATGCAATTTCTTTTGACGAACACCAAAAAGCGCATATAGACAAATCAAAATGCGTAGAATGCGGTATGTGCGCAAAAGTTTGTCCTTACAATGCGATCAACAACTTCAAAAGACCTTGTCAATCGGCTTGTAAAGTTAAGGCGATCACTATGGATGAAAACCATGCTGCTAAGATAGAAAATGAAAAATGTATTGCTTGCGGCGCTTGCGTTTATCAATGTCCTTTTGGCGCAATTTCTGACAAGTCGTTTATTTTGGATGTTATAGACATCTTGAAAAAGAGTCAGAATAACACTCAATATAAGGTTTATGCCGTAGTTGCTCCCTCAATTTCAAGCCAATTTACATATGCAAAACTAGGTCAGGTTATATCTGGCATCAAGGCTTTGGGCTTTTATAGTGTAGTTGAAGCAGCTTTAGGCGCTGATATGGTCGCTTATAGCGAAGCAAAAGAACTCGCCGAAAAAGGATTTTTGACAAGTTCATGCTGTCCTGCGTTTGTTGATTATATCAATAAAAACTTCCCGACTTTGGTACCTCATATTTCTCACAACCTTTCACCTGTTGCGACTATTTCAAAATATCTAAAAGAACGCAATAAAGACTGCAAGGTAGTATTTATAGGACCTTGCACTGCCAAAAAGATGGAATTCCAAAAACCCGAAGTTAGACCTTATATAGACAGCGTTATAACTTTTGAAGAGCTGCAGGCGTTATTTGACAGCAGGTCTATGGATATTAATACTCTAGGCGAAGATGTTTTGGACAATGCGTCGTATTTTGGCCGAATCTTTGCTCGAAGCGGCGGTCTTAGAGACGCTGTAAAACAGGCACTCAAAGAAAGAGGAATTACAGACTTTGATTACAAGCCTATTGCCTGCGACGGAATAGAAGAGTGCAAAGTCGCTTTGCTTAAAGCATCGAAGGGTGTTTTAAACGAA
Protein-coding regions in this window:
- a CDS encoding (2Fe-2S) ferredoxin domain-containing protein; this encodes MKLKICVGSSCHLHGSYAVIEELSKLLKKYGVENLVEMEASFCMGQCQHSVNITADEVFLHDVNQENIEKKFLDEIYPKLRNK
- a CDS encoding (2Fe-2S) ferredoxin domain-containing protein; this translates as MLKVKICIGSACHLKGSRQVVEELQYLIDTNNLKDKVELSGEFCMNKCTNEGVNISVNDECFSVKPDQVKQFFTDVIQKRL
- the adhE gene encoding bifunctional acetaldehyde-CoA/alcohol dehydrogenase — encoded protein: GIIISPHPRAKNSTITAAKIVLEAAIKAGAPENIIAWIDVPSLEMTNMVMKEADIILATGGPGMVKAAYSSGKPALGVGAGNTPAIIDESADIVLAVNSIIHSKTFDNGMICASEQSVIVLKEVYDKVKSEFKARGCYFLDEEETQKVRKTIIINNALNAKIVGQSAYKIATLAGVEVPQNTKVLIGEVEKVDLSEEFAHEKLSPVLAMYKANDFEDAISKAEHLIADGGYGHTSSLYINAVTQKEKIDVFSARMKTCRILINTPSSQGGIGDIYNFKLAPSLTLGCGSWGGNSVSENVGVKHLLNIKTVAERRENMLWFRTPEKIYIKKGCLPVALAELKNVLNKKKVFIVTDRFLYTNGYTKCVTQRLDEMGIEHTVFFDVEPDPTLKCAMEGAKCMNSFKPDCIIAIGGGSAMDAGKIMWVMYEHPEVDFMDMAMRFMDIRKRVYTFPKMGEKAYFIAIPTSAGTGSEVTPFAVITDQDTGVKYPLADYELLPDMAIVDADLMMSAPKGLTAASGIDAVTHDLEAIASMLATDYTDGLAYKSLKTIFEYLPRAYENGQTDVEAREKMANAATMAGMAFANAFLGVCHSLAHKLGAFFHLPHGVANALMITHVLRYNAQEVPVKMGTFPQYDHPKTLEKYADLARYLGLKGKDDKELLNSLIKAIDELKEKVGIKKTIKDYGIEESEFLAKLDEMTEQAFDDQCTGANPRYPLMSELKQMYLDAYYGNNKGE
- a CDS encoding 4Fe-4S dicluster domain-containing protein — encoded protein: MEVRKFDTKVQLLKYKVLKEVAKHAFDDDLLEHINDIPKTIVPGKHATMRCCVYKERAILSERIKLAMGGDKSNPNVIEVIDIACDDCPAGGYTVTDSCRGCLAHRCEDVCRRNAISFDEHQKAHIDKSKCVECGMCAKVCPYNAINNFKRPCQSACKVKAITMDENHAAKIENEKCIACGACVYQCPFGAISDKSFILDVIDILKKSQNNTQYKVYAVVAPSISSQFTYAKLGQVISGIKALGFYSVVEAALGADMVAYSEAKELAEKGFLTSSCCPAFVDYINKNFPTLVPHISHNLSPVATISKYLKERNKDCKVVFIGPCTAKKMEFQKPEVRPYIDSVITFEELQALFDSRSMDINTLGEDVLDNASYFGRIFARSGGLRDAVKQALKERGITDFDYKPIACDGIEECKVALLKASKGVLNENFIEGMACVNGCIGGAGCLTHGEKNKAEVDKYGNEALEKTITDAISVLK
- a CDS encoding SpoIIE family protein phosphatase, which codes for MIPLCLEYGYTSLNHVGEELCGDKVEYCKNGDNITLVLADGLGSGVKANILATLTSKILCTMVSNGIGMEDCLETILQSLPVCKVRGIAYSTFSIININTQGQGYLIEFDNPQAIYYHKGRCQNFARTQMEILGKTVYKTDLDLSENDVIIMMSDGAIHAGIGMTLNFGWKREDIMNFIDRAVDSHMSARCIASLVASACNDLYLGQPGDDTTVAAVRVRKEQKVKIMVGPPVEKDKDNYYISEFLKGDGKKVVCGGTSSLIVARYLNTEVKTALDFPDKDVPPIGYIKGIDLATEGVLTLRKLLNLCEKYISNSDLSPKYFKEQDGASKLADLLFEEATHIIFYVGQSINAAHQGLPIDTTMKLKLIETLSNNLKLIGKHVEVYYD
- a CDS encoding aminoglycoside phosphotransferase family protein — translated: MKLDKVIAVRTNKTIYRDGDKVIKVFDKDYSKADILNEALNQARVEETGLNIPKILEVTKIDEKWAIVLEYIEGKTLDRLMKENPEKYDEYLNMFVDLQVFVLSKKCPMLNKLRDKMDRKISQAPLNATTRYDLHTRLASMPKKDRLCHGDFNPSNIIITKDNVPYILDWSHATQGNASADAARTYLLFWLAGDITGADKYLNLFCEKRDTAKQYVQQWIPIVAASQLTKGKPQEREFLMHWIDVVDYE
- a CDS encoding [Fe-Fe] hydrogenase large subunit C-terminal domain-containing protein produces the protein MISYLEFKDARCKDCYKCLRECPAKAIEVFNHHAKIIEQRCILCGKCTRVCPQNAKKVHSERIEVEKLLKSGVPVIASVAPSFVSSFELNDFGAMKSALIKLGFFDAEETAVGAKAVSEEYLKILDTKKFKNFITSACPAVNRMIQLYYPDALQYLAPVDSPMIAHAKILKKKYPDCKIVFICPCIAKKREAKESGLIDGVLVFEDLVSMLKDNGIQLVEQGEQDSKNGKPNRARYYPISRGIIKSFSRYPEGYEYVAVDGVAKCTEVLQNINSLSGMFLELNSCEYACINGPCSLKTVGGSVKANEAVRSYVQQDFKKAKTEDNFDYGTIDFSCIRKRIKPVEYTPTEHEIKEILAKTGKLTPDDELNCGACGYSTCREKAWAVANGYANIDMCLPYMRERAESMSYEMIQNSPNGIILLDNDFKILELNSKAKKLLGIDYTNARGMYAADCFDFSDFVIAKSKGQNIHNKKIYVSKTDSYVELTIILLKNHSLLYGIMKDITEETTYEEKLKSVKMETLRTTDEVIKKQMRVAQEIASLLGETTAETKVALLKLKKTLQEENGEVK